The uncultured Eubacteriales bacterium region GGACCACCTCGTTCTCAGGGGTGAAGGTCTGGATGACTGCCCGGCCCTTCTTGCCGCCCCGGCCCGCCCTGCCCACCACCTGAGTGAGAAGGGAGAAGGTCCGCTCCCCCGCCCGGTAGTCGTCCACGTAGAGGGAGAGGTCGGCGGCAATGACCCCCACCAAAGTCACGTTCTCAAAGTCCAGCCCCTTCGCCACCATCTGGGTGCCGATCAAAATGGGCACCTTTTCATGCTCAAATCGGCCGAGGAGCTTTTCGTGGGACTGTTTGGCGGTCACTGAGTCGGCGTCCAGGCGCATGACCTCCACGCCGGGAAAGATACTCTCCAGCTCCTCCTGCACCCGCTGGGTACCCGCGCCGATGAACTCCAGGCCCCCCCCACACTCGGGGCAGGCGTCGGGCAGACGCTCCGAGTGACCACAGTGGTGGCACATGAGCCGCCCGTTGGCCGAGTGGTATGTCAGGTAAGCCGAGCACCGGGGGCATTCGGGCACCGCTCCGCACTCCCCGCAGGAGACCATGCGGCTAGCACCCCGACGGTTGATGAAGAGAATGGCCTGTTCCCCCCGGGCGATGTTCTCCTCCAGCTCCCGGCGGAGAAGGGCGCTGATGGAGGAGCCGTTGCCCCGTTTTAACTCCCGTTTCATGTCGGCAATGAGGACCTGGGGCATGGCCTGCTCATTATAGCGCCTGCTAAGGGAAAAGAGATGGTAGACCCCGGTCTTTGCCTGGTACATGCTCTCTACCGACGGGGTGGCCGAGCCCAGAAGAAGGAGGGCACCGTTTCTCGCGCAGCGAAACTTCCCCACTTCCCTGGCGTGGTACCGGGGGACGTTTTCCGACTTATAGGTGTACTCCTGCTCTTCATCCAGGATAATGAGACCCAAATTCTGAAGGGGCGCAAAGACGGCAGAGCGGGTGCCGATGACCACCTGGGCTTTGCCCGAGCGCACCCGTTTCCACTCGTCGTACCGCTCGCCCGCCCGAAGGGAGCTGTGGAGCACTGCGATGGCGTCCCCGAAGTGGGATGAAAAGATATGCAAAAGCTGTGGGGTGAGAGCGATCTCAGGGACCAGGACCATCGCGGTCTTCCCCCGCTCTAGTACGCTCTTGATGAGCTTGATATAGACCTGGGTCTTGCCGCTGCCGGTAACGCCGTAGAGCAACGCGGCCTGGGACTCGCCGGAGGCGCAGAGGACATTCAGGCCCTCGTAGGCCCGCTCCTGTTCCGTGTTAAGTTCTATCGGCCCCGTGGGTTCTGCCGGCTCCACCGCCACCCGGCGGAAGACCTCCTGCTTGCTCCGCTCGATGATGCCGCTCTTCTCCAAGGATTTCAACGTGGCGGCTGATGCGCCGGTAAAATAGCAGATTTCCTTGGAGGACGCCTCCCCTACTCCAGCCAGGAGCTCCACCACCGCATAACGGAGGGGGGCCGTCCTGCGCTTGGGCGCTACCAGTGCCAGGGCCTCTTCCGGCGGGACTGCAAGACAGGAGAGCTCCTCCGTCTTGTCCCCCACCCCCCGCATGGCGGTGGTCTCCAGGGTGAGAACGCCCTTATCCACCAGCAGTTTCAGC contains the following coding sequences:
- the priA gene encoding Primosomal protein N → MEQVKLAKVALKAATFAIDKPYDYLLPGDLAQSARPGMRVLLPFGSGNRSTEGLILAIAEGERGPKLKAITTLLDEEPVLDAEGIQLALWMRDRYFCTVYDAARAMLPAGLYFALQDRYQLVKGTDKERAYDAAGRSDHARRILDAVYAGGGFVELGQLRAAFGSKDPNPALKLLVDKGVLTLETTAMRGVGDKTEELSCLAVPPEEALALVAPKRRTAPLRYAVVELLAGVGEASSKEICYFTGASAATLKSLEKSGIIERSKQEVFRRVAVEPAEPTGPIELNTEQERAYEGLNVLCASGESQAALLYGVTGSGKTQVYIKLIKSVLERGKTAMVLVPEIALTPQLLHIFSSHFGDAIAVLHSSLRAGERYDEWKRVRSGKAQVVIGTRSAVFAPLQNLGLIILDEEQEYTYKSENVPRYHAREVGKFRCARNGALLLLGSATPSVESMYQAKTGVYHLFSLSRRYNEQAMPQVLIADMKRELKRGNGSSISALLRRELEENIARGEQAILFINRRGASRMVSCGECGAVPECPRCSAYLTYHSANGRLMCHHCGHSERLPDACPECGGGLEFIGAGTQRVQEELESIFPGVEVMRLDADSVTAKQSHEKLLGRFEHEKVPILIGTQMVAKGLDFENVTLVGVIAADLSLYVDDYRAGERTFSLLTQVVGRAGRGGKKGRAVIQTFTPENEVVLNAAAQDYNAFYEQEITLRSLRRCPPFQDLFVLTASGTEESQVLRLCMKLRRTVEDWIGKEPYKALDLQLLGPAPAAVAKVNNRFRYKLMLIGKNSRELRGLASYLVRSAQTDKENRGVSVFADVNPLD